The genomic DNA CCGGCAGCGCCTGCCAAACCCTCACTTGCCCAGAAGCTGGAATCGCGAGCCTCGCAGCACAAAAGCAGGTCTTCGGTTCAGTAGCCATCAACTCTTCTGCGTTCTTCCCTATTCGCTCAGGAATACCCGAATGAAATATCACAAGCTGATAGCCGGTGAAACAATCGGTACCTATGTCATGGAATCCCCGGTTACCGAGGCTGACATCCTGCAGATGGCACAACAATTGGCAATGAGCCGTCTGTCTAAAGGCCGGGCATTAACGGAGCCAAAGCAGGTTTTTAGCCACCTGCAAACACTGCTGCAGTACCACGAGCACGAGGTCTTTGCGCTACTACTGCTCGACAGCAAACATCGAGTGATTGCCTTCAGGGAGCTATTCAGAGGCACGCTGGATGGCGCCAGCGTCTACCCGCGAGAAGTGGTCAAGATTGCGTTGGAGCACAATGCGGCAGCGGTGATTTTGGTACATAACCATCCATCCGGCGACCCTGAACCCAGCCAAGCTGATCGCACGCTAACCCAGGCGCTCAAGAACGCCCTCAGCATGATTGGCACCCAGACGTTGGATCACATCGTTGTAGGTCATGAAGGCTGCGTATCGCTGGCTGAACGAGGTTACCTTTAACTCCAATGTACACACCGTCCGATGGACCGCCTTTGGCACTGCCAGGGTGGTCGTCGGCACGGTGTCCTTCTATTTTTTTTGTCGTGATTCAGCGTTGTGCTCAGGTTCTGCTGCACCCGAAACCATGGGAACCATCCCCAAAAACCTTCGTGCTCGACTTACACAGGTAGCTCGCACGATGGAAGAAGGCTGCCTGTCCGGCTATCTCGTCGCGATACAAGTGATAGTAAGGATTTTGTGGAATCTCGACCAACCCCCTGACGGCTTCTACTGATAGCCCTAAAGCACTTGCCCACGCTCCTTCCAAGCGATTAAACATGTTGTCTCTGCCTGATTCGAGCTTACCCAGCGCATTGAAGGCATCGTAGTTCAGCAACATCGCAAAGTGATGATGTGGTCGCCCGTGCTGCCCTTGTTCCCTAGCCCAGACGTAACGCACCTTGGTGTCGTGTGCGTACTTATTCACAAGTTTCGCCATCTGGCGATTGTGCTTGATCTTGGCTTTAAAGGATTCGATGAAGTGGTCAATAACTTCGTTCGTGAAAGCGTAATCAGGCAATTGAATGTTAGCTGGTAGCCGCAGGTCAAACCTGAATGCAAACACACGAGGGTACTGATTAAGCGCTCGAGATACCGTCTGATGAAGACGGTTTAGGTACTCTTGGATGAAAGGTCCCTTATCCACTTGCACGGTTAAGCCTTGATAAGAACCTTCGCAATGAAGGGTTAAGTTCGTGTTACCTGGATATCTAGCCATGATGGAGCTCCGAGTATTGAGTTTCATATAGTCAGGCCCACTAGTACATTTTTACTTACACCTAAGAATGCAGAGCACAATACTGCTCTGCTTAGAGCGCCTATCTTCCCTCCGACACACCTCCTACACCTAACCAGTACAGACAAGCCAAACTCACAATAGAGATACTGTATAAACATAGTACCAATACCGAAACTTTCTGACGGCACGACACTAGATAAAACACCCACAAGCCCTGTTAAAAAAGATACATTACAGAGAAACAACAACTCTGGAAAAACACCATGAAGGATAAGTTCCTTCATGGTGTTAACTTGAACCGAGCCAGTGAAATTCACAAAGGCAAACGCAGCAGATCCTCAAGCATCATTCTTCACCAACTGATCCCGCTCTTTAACTTTACTTAGTATCCAATCGTGAACTTCACTTTCCAGCCAACCTACACAACGGTCCCCCAAGGAAATAGGTTTGGGAAATGAATCTCCCGAAATAAACTTGTAAATCGTAGATCTAGCAAGGCCAGTTAGATCCATGACCTCTTTCAATCGAATTATCCTCATGAACGCATCTCCTGTATTCGTCCAGAGGATTGGCAAGGTCAGTAGAACTTTACTGAGGGCCACGAAACTCCTGTCTACTGGCGAGTCAATGAACCACTCAGAGGCTAGAGAACGGGCATGGTAAGAAGCGACCCTTCCTTGCCATGGGCGGCGGCGTTGACGGATTTTTGAAGACCTTTCGGCAGCCGCCCCTTGTTGACCTCAAGGCGGTTCAGGCCCAGCAGCACTTCAGCGGCTTATTCACGAGTGCTCAGTTGGGCGAACTCCATGGTGCTGATGTCTTAAACACCGCATAATTTCGGTCCTATCATCAAAAATATCTACTATAAATATTCTAGCTAAACACTATAAAACTCATTCACAATCTCTATGTTTGTGCTATAATTCTACTGAATTTTTTCTAGAAGACTTATAAAATGGCCATCAGAATCAATGACAATCTTTCTCAGCTCTGGGGAGACAATGTAGTCAATGACCGCAGGGATATTTGGCTATGGAAACGCCTCCAAGAATACGGGCTCAATATTGGCCCCCTCGACAGAGCGCCGCGAGAGATGCGCAACATAATCGCAGAGTACTTGAGCTTAAACCCACACATCGCTGAGACTTTGAAACAACAGG from Pseudomonas tolaasii NCPPB 2192 includes the following:
- the radC gene encoding RadC family protein, with amino-acid sequence MKYHKLIAGETIGTYVMESPVTEADILQMAQQLAMSRLSKGRALTEPKQVFSHLQTLLQYHEHEVFALLLLDSKHRVIAFRELFRGTLDGASVYPREVVKIALEHNAAAVILVHNHPSGDPEPSQADRTLTQALKNALSMIGTQTLDHIVVGHEGCVSLAERGYL
- a CDS encoding inovirus Gp2 family protein, which encodes MARYPGNTNLTLHCEGSYQGLTVQVDKGPFIQEYLNRLHQTVSRALNQYPRVFAFRFDLRLPANIQLPDYAFTNEVIDHFIESFKAKIKHNRQMAKLVNKYAHDTKVRYVWAREQGQHGRPHHHFAMLLNYDAFNALGKLESGRDNMFNRLEGAWASALGLSVEAVRGLVEIPQNPYYHLYRDEIAGQAAFFHRASYLCKSSTKVFGDGSHGFGCSRT
- a CDS encoding helix-turn-helix transcriptional regulator; the encoded protein is MRIIRLKEVMDLTGLARSTIYKFISGDSFPKPISLGDRCVGWLESEVHDWILSKVKERDQLVKNDA